In one Corallococcus silvisoli genomic region, the following are encoded:
- a CDS encoding serine/threonine-protein kinase produces MTKPAIHRDTVSGEALLILQNLRENGRLGRSNKLADVKAALEPSVSLEFDNYFFFLRKFHYIAMDREAQLKLTEQGERVVEGDLQDRFASEVDDFFADQLLPAEDATHIGRPLDEDEPMSVPPPPPELLLDEAEVDPSSAGGPSQSQAGPPPVPPSRTHRVAMPALDLAQVAPPMPAPPISTPQPMARQDGPAEGRRETFIGLPPAPAPQPVAAPVPSAPQPLIITPPLAAAPAPMPPPATTPAPAAPVPNAAAAKGSSDLDLRYQKFDPIGTGPLGTVFKGRYNALGLDICIKELKDIFGYFSFLQRGEVLKRLKKELCAQAQVRHPGVVQIIDQNVDSGRPYFVVELMRGSLKERLEASGGKGIEVPHALRTFLQLAYGLRAAHAAGLTHHNLKPENVLFDAYGNAKLADFGMSRVVEVDATKGMPQVFVGTGGMVYMAPELMNRGAKEPGPSADVYGLGILLYEMFTGQIPGRRSPLPSEVNPEAPSGLDQLFDKATQDKREQRYPDVDAMLEDFYKAFPEREYQERGSLILSSDPQQE; encoded by the coding sequence ATGACGAAGCCCGCCATCCATCGTGACACCGTCAGTGGCGAGGCGCTGCTCATCCTGCAGAATCTGCGGGAGAACGGCCGCCTGGGACGCTCGAACAAGCTGGCCGACGTGAAGGCCGCCCTCGAACCGTCCGTCTCGCTGGAGTTCGACAACTACTTCTTCTTCCTGCGCAAGTTCCACTACATCGCCATGGACCGCGAGGCCCAGCTCAAGCTCACCGAACAGGGTGAGCGGGTGGTGGAGGGGGACCTCCAGGACCGGTTCGCGTCGGAGGTCGACGACTTCTTCGCGGATCAGCTCCTCCCGGCGGAGGACGCGACGCACATCGGCCGTCCGTTGGACGAGGACGAACCGATGAGCGTGCCGCCGCCGCCGCCGGAGCTGCTGCTGGACGAGGCGGAGGTGGACCCGTCGTCGGCGGGGGGCCCCTCGCAGTCGCAGGCGGGGCCGCCGCCCGTGCCGCCGTCGCGCACGCACCGGGTGGCGATGCCGGCCCTGGACCTGGCGCAGGTCGCCCCTCCGATGCCGGCGCCGCCCATCTCCACGCCGCAGCCCATGGCCCGCCAGGACGGGCCCGCGGAAGGCCGCCGGGAGACCTTCATCGGGCTGCCGCCCGCACCGGCCCCCCAGCCCGTGGCCGCGCCGGTCCCCAGCGCCCCCCAACCGCTCATCATCACCCCTCCGCTCGCCGCCGCGCCCGCTCCGATGCCCCCTCCCGCCACGACCCCCGCTCCCGCAGCCCCGGTTCCCAATGCCGCCGCCGCGAAGGGCTCCAGCGACCTGGACCTGCGCTACCAGAAGTTCGACCCCATCGGCACGGGGCCGCTCGGCACGGTCTTCAAGGGTCGCTACAACGCCCTGGGGCTGGACATCTGCATCAAGGAGCTGAAGGACATCTTCGGCTACTTCTCCTTCCTCCAGCGCGGTGAGGTCCTCAAGCGCCTGAAGAAGGAGCTGTGCGCGCAGGCGCAGGTGCGCCACCCGGGCGTGGTGCAGATCATCGACCAGAACGTGGACTCCGGGCGGCCCTACTTCGTCGTGGAGCTGATGCGCGGCAGCCTAAAGGAGCGGCTGGAGGCGAGCGGCGGCAAGGGCATTGAAGTGCCGCACGCGCTGCGCACCTTCCTGCAGCTGGCCTATGGCCTCCGGGCGGCGCACGCCGCGGGGCTCACCCACCACAACCTCAAGCCGGAGAACGTCCTCTTCGACGCGTACGGAAACGCGAAGCTGGCGGACTTCGGCATGAGCCGCGTGGTGGAGGTGGACGCCACCAAGGGCATGCCCCAGGTGTTCGTGGGCACCGGCGGCATGGTGTACATGGCGCCGGAGCTGATGAACCGGGGCGCCAAGGAGCCGGGCCCGTCCGCGGACGTGTACGGCCTGGGCATCCTGCTCTACGAGATGTTCACCGGGCAGATCCCGGGCCGCCGTTCGCCCCTGCCGTCGGAGGTGAACCCGGAGGCGCCCAGCGGCCTGGATCAGCTCTTCGACAAGGCCACGCAGGACAAGCGGGAGCAGCGCTACCCGGACGTGGACGCGATGCTGGAGGACTTCTACAAGGCCTTCCCGGAGCGCGAATACCAGGAGCGCGGCTCGCTCATCCTGTCCTCGGATCCGCAGCAGGAGTAG
- a CDS encoding TIGR02266 family protein has product MSPDPADQRQYPRVPTVLRVDYPHGRPLRDVTENLSAGGFFVQTEQLFAVGDELRLALSFPGLLDPVEVAGTVAWVRLAAPDQPGGVGIRVESEQDRRRLGDILTAAGPEESATTPSEQDGYRVLIVEDNPHIIEMYSYVLKKLASNDLHGKVPLEVHFAPDGHHALLRLREDRFSLVMLDLYMPVMDGFALVERIREEEALKGIPVIAISAGGKEAQERAMQLGVDIYLRKPVRFVEVLETVKQLLRIK; this is encoded by the coding sequence ATGAGCCCGGACCCTGCGGACCAGCGGCAGTACCCTCGTGTCCCCACCGTCCTCCGGGTGGACTACCCGCATGGGCGTCCACTCCGGGACGTGACGGAGAACCTCTCCGCCGGAGGCTTCTTCGTCCAGACCGAGCAGCTCTTCGCGGTGGGGGATGAGCTTCGGCTTGCTCTTTCTTTCCCGGGACTGCTGGATCCGGTAGAAGTCGCCGGGACCGTGGCGTGGGTGCGCCTGGCCGCTCCCGATCAGCCGGGCGGCGTGGGCATCCGGGTGGAGAGCGAGCAGGACCGGCGGCGACTGGGTGACATCTTGACTGCGGCGGGACCAGAGGAGAGCGCGACGACCCCTTCCGAGCAGGACGGGTACCGTGTGCTCATCGTCGAGGACAACCCCCACATCATCGAGATGTACAGCTACGTGCTGAAGAAGCTCGCGAGCAACGACCTGCACGGCAAGGTGCCGCTGGAGGTCCACTTCGCGCCGGACGGGCACCACGCGCTGCTGCGGCTGCGCGAGGACCGCTTCAGCCTGGTCATGCTGGACCTCTACATGCCGGTGATGGACGGCTTCGCCCTGGTGGAGCGCATCCGGGAGGAGGAGGCGCTCAAGGGCATCCCGGTCATCGCCATCTCCGCGGGCGGCAAGGAGGCCCAGGAGCGGGCGATGCAGCTGGGGGTGGATATCTACCTGCGCAAGCCCGTGCGGTTCGTGGAAGTGCTGGAGACGGTGAAGCAGCTCCTGCGCATCAAGTAG
- the serB gene encoding phosphoserine phosphatase SerB, producing the protein MTARPSDSVLLTVTGRDGPDTTARITGLLAEAGAELFDVEQGVLRGMLTLALWVRLPAAPPEVEPLLRALSELPRELGVTVDVRVVPAAVEPAGPEPLRYVVTAVGRALGMRDVHALTARLAAGGARVERITRLSETPLASVELHVTLPPDADPVALKGALLALSMESSTFDVALQRESLYRRGKRMVVMDMDSTLIRIEVIDELARAYGVHAEVAAITERAMHGEMDYDESLRQRVALLAGLDARVLHELAANLPLTEGAETLIRVLKRLGYRTAVISGGFSVAAEALQRRLGIDFAYSNALEVQDGKLTGRTVGTIVNARRKAELLELLAKQEGVLLEQVIAVGDGANDLLMLEKAGLGIAFRAKPRLREAADTSISAGGLDTILTLLGLTARELREVG; encoded by the coding sequence ATGACCGCGCGCCCCTCCGACAGCGTCCTCCTCACCGTCACCGGAAGGGACGGCCCCGACACCACCGCCCGCATCACGGGCCTGCTCGCCGAAGCGGGCGCGGAGCTGTTCGACGTGGAGCAGGGGGTGCTCCGGGGAATGCTCACCCTGGCCCTCTGGGTGCGCCTGCCCGCGGCCCCTCCGGAGGTCGAGCCGCTGCTGCGGGCCCTGTCCGAGCTGCCCCGTGAGCTGGGCGTCACCGTGGACGTCCGCGTGGTGCCCGCCGCCGTGGAGCCCGCCGGGCCGGAGCCGCTGCGCTACGTCGTCACCGCCGTGGGCCGCGCGCTGGGCATGCGCGACGTGCATGCGCTGACGGCGCGGCTCGCGGCGGGCGGCGCTCGCGTGGAGCGCATCACCCGGCTGAGCGAGACGCCGCTGGCGTCGGTGGAGCTGCACGTCACGCTCCCTCCGGACGCGGACCCGGTGGCGCTGAAGGGCGCGCTCCTGGCGCTGTCCATGGAGAGCTCCACGTTCGACGTGGCCCTCCAGCGCGAGAGCCTCTACCGGCGCGGCAAGCGGATGGTGGTGATGGACATGGACTCCACGCTCATCCGCATCGAGGTCATCGACGAGCTGGCGCGGGCGTACGGCGTCCACGCGGAGGTGGCCGCCATCACCGAGCGCGCGATGCACGGGGAGATGGACTACGACGAATCCCTGCGCCAGCGCGTGGCGCTGCTCGCCGGACTGGACGCGCGGGTGCTGCACGAGCTGGCGGCGAACCTGCCGCTCACCGAAGGAGCGGAGACGTTGATCCGCGTGCTCAAGCGGCTGGGCTACCGCACGGCCGTCATCAGCGGTGGCTTCTCCGTGGCGGCGGAGGCGCTCCAGCGGCGGCTGGGCATCGACTTCGCGTACTCCAACGCGCTGGAGGTCCAGGACGGGAAGCTCACCGGGCGCACGGTGGGCACCATCGTCAACGCGCGCCGCAAGGCGGAGCTTCTGGAACTGCTGGCGAAGCAGGAGGGCGTCCTGCTGGAGCAGGTCATCGCCGTGGGAGACGGGGCCAATGACCTGCTGATGCTGGAGAAGGCGGGGCTGGGCATCGCCTTCCGCGCCAAGCCCCGGCTTCGCGAGGCGGCTGACACGTCCATCTCCGCTGGCGGGCTGGACACCATCCTGACCCTGCTGGGCCTCACCGCGCGCGAGCTGCGCGAGGTGGGTTGA